In uncultured Desulfuromusa sp., a genomic segment contains:
- a CDS encoding methyl-accepting chemotaxis protein, whose amino-acid sequence MFDNLKISKKMFLLSGIILGLLLIVLIVGMYGMDKSVKSGRRVTESEALISKLSQLEIDHLNWAGQVAVFLSDDNVNNLSVQVDHKLCGFGKWYYGEGRRQAELMIPEIAADLRALEEPHKLLHDTAKKIKAAYRPADLELPEFLIEKEVDHLSWAFKVQMAILAKQQGVDVQFDHKQCSLGKYIYSNEGRKAAAENPELAKVFNDLEEPHKMLHQHGARINELLQSGRFDAATTYFSQQAVPTLLQVRNLVGAAVEVAKEAVKGKQAAENIYLTESREHLQVVQKRLTSIRKKAEAYAAEEASANVRTVKIQNSTVVGIGILALLLGIGIAVIISRSLAGPMRSAVKMLGQLEKGHLSERLHLQRKDEIGQMADSMDNFADSLQTEVVDSLQKLAAGDLTFEVTPRDDQDVLRGSLKQLGNDLNEIMAQIQVAGREITLASDQVADSSQTLSQGATEQAASLEEISASLHQTSSQTTLNADNATQANGLSRETKAAADKGSAQMQSMVASMSEINEAGQNISKIIKTIDEIAFQTNLLALNAAVEAARAGQHGKGFAVVAEEVRNLAARSAKAAAETAELIQGSVEKTVQGTTIANQTSTALQEIVVGIGKVTDLVAEIAAASKEQALGVAEINQGISQIDIVTQQNTATAEESASAAEEMSGQASQLSHMLQRFKLKPGQNTSAVHYTATTLPEQVSGEGWGNHSDSGKKQPKVEQQIVLDDAEFGRF is encoded by the coding sequence ATGTTTGACAACCTGAAAATCTCGAAAAAAATGTTTTTACTGTCTGGAATTATTTTAGGTTTGCTTTTGATCGTTCTGATTGTCGGAATGTATGGAATGGACAAGTCGGTCAAAAGTGGACGCAGGGTCACAGAAAGTGAGGCACTGATCAGCAAATTATCACAGCTGGAGATTGATCATCTGAATTGGGCTGGACAAGTTGCCGTTTTTCTCAGTGATGACAACGTGAATAATCTGTCAGTGCAGGTCGATCATAAATTATGCGGATTTGGAAAATGGTATTATGGCGAAGGTCGACGGCAAGCTGAGCTGATGATTCCTGAAATTGCTGCTGATCTTAGGGCTCTCGAAGAGCCGCATAAGTTGTTGCACGATACGGCCAAAAAGATCAAGGCAGCTTACCGGCCGGCTGACCTTGAGCTTCCTGAATTTTTAATTGAAAAAGAGGTTGATCATCTGAGCTGGGCTTTTAAAGTGCAGATGGCCATATTAGCGAAACAGCAGGGTGTTGATGTTCAATTTGATCACAAACAATGCAGCCTCGGGAAATATATCTATAGTAACGAAGGCCGTAAAGCTGCGGCTGAAAATCCTGAGCTGGCAAAAGTTTTCAACGATCTGGAAGAGCCACACAAAATGTTGCATCAGCATGGAGCCAGAATCAACGAACTGCTGCAATCGGGCCGCTTTGATGCTGCGACCACATATTTTTCCCAACAAGCAGTTCCGACTCTTCTCCAAGTGCGAAACCTTGTTGGTGCTGCTGTAGAAGTTGCAAAAGAGGCTGTCAAGGGAAAACAGGCAGCTGAAAACATTTATCTGACGGAAAGCAGAGAACATCTTCAGGTTGTACAAAAGCGACTGACAAGCATCAGAAAAAAAGCTGAAGCGTATGCTGCGGAAGAAGCTTCAGCGAATGTAAGGACAGTTAAAATTCAAAACAGCACAGTTGTCGGTATTGGCATTCTGGCTTTATTGCTCGGAATCGGTATCGCCGTTATCATCAGTCGGTCATTAGCCGGACCGATGCGCAGTGCAGTCAAAATGTTGGGTCAGCTTGAAAAAGGACATTTGAGTGAGCGTTTACATTTGCAGCGGAAAGATGAAATTGGACAGATGGCGGATTCGATGGATAATTTTGCCGATTCGTTGCAAACGGAAGTGGTGGATTCACTGCAAAAATTGGCTGCCGGAGATCTGACTTTTGAAGTCACTCCACGGGATGACCAGGATGTACTGCGGGGAAGCCTGAAGCAACTTGGGAATGATCTGAATGAGATCATGGCACAAATTCAGGTTGCAGGTAGAGAAATTACTCTGGCTTCAGATCAGGTTGCAGATTCCAGTCAAACTCTTTCCCAGGGAGCGACCGAGCAGGCAGCATCACTGGAAGAAATTTCCGCCTCTTTGCATCAAACCTCGTCTCAAACGACCCTCAATGCTGATAATGCGACCCAGGCTAATGGTTTGTCTCGGGAGACCAAGGCTGCAGCTGATAAAGGGAGTGCGCAAATGCAGTCCATGGTCGCTTCGATGAGTGAAATTAACGAAGCAGGCCAAAATATTTCAAAAATTATTAAAACCATTGATGAAATTGCCTTTCAAACCAATCTGCTGGCTCTCAATGCCGCAGTTGAAGCAGCCCGTGCCGGACAGCATGGAAAAGGTTTTGCTGTCGTTGCCGAAGAAGTTCGCAATCTTGCAGCTCGTAGTGCCAAAGCCGCTGCAGAAACCGCAGAATTAATTCAAGGATCTGTCGAAAAAACTGTACAAGGGACAACCATAGCTAACCAGACCTCTACAGCTTTACAGGAAATTGTTGTTGGTATCGGTAAAGTAACGGATCTGGTTGCTGAAATAGCTGCTGCCAGCAAGGAACAAGCACTGGGCGTGGCTGAGATTAATCAGGGGATCAGTCAGATCGATATCGTAACCCAACAAAATACCGCTACTGCCGAAGAGAGTGCTTCGGCTGCTGAAGAAATGTCAGGACAGGCCTCCCAGTTAAGTCACATGCTACAACGCTTTAAGCTGAAACCGGGACAAAATACATCTGCTGTTCATTATACAGCGACCACACTGCCGGAACAGGTCTCAGGAGAAGGGTGGGGAAACCATTCAGATAGTGGGAAAAAGCAACCCAAAGTTGAGCAGCAGATAGTTCTGGATGATGCTGAATTTGGTCGTTTTTGA
- a CDS encoding MMPL family transporter, with translation MGNKIAVYYDRIVLKHPLLTILLVLFLVIGVGFFTKNFRLDASADSLLLENDQDLKYFRSINANYGSADYLVVSYSPKGDLYSAETLDDLRKLRDSLLQIERVDTVLSILDVPLIDSPRLTLGDLNDGIRTLETPGIDTNLVRKEFQTSPFYKELLVSSDAKTTALQVIFKRDKTYHSLLQKRNSLREKKLAQPLTATETAKLEQASQKFDEYTRVVADQEAEDIAKIRSILTQHQNQAEIFLGGVPMIVTDMISFIRHDLAAFGFGVLIFLVAMLFLIFRRPSWIILPMVCCFASVFFMFGFLGLVGWKVTVVSSNFTSLLLIITLSLCVHLIVRYNELYEEMPGANHFTMVKEMVRSKAIPSIYTSLTTIVAFASLLTSDIRPVIDFGWMMAIGISFALLISFALFPAGLMLYKKPVHFTPRFDITGIITRTCAHWIESRSRLTLVIFASLTIISMIGISKLTVENRFIDYFKPTTEIYQGMELIDKKLGGTTPLDVIIDADPDFFATQKQEQADTEDDPFEDDFFADEQADAGLSGSSYWYNSYQIDTLENIHQYLDDLPETGKVLSMATTMMLMQQLNEDVPLDNLSLAVIHKKLPAIINDSLFRPYMSADGNQVRFSLRVIDSNPDLHRNDLLKKIRLDLTEKLNIKPEQIHLTGMFVLYNNVLQSLFSSQIMTIGVVFLVIMMMFILQFRSIRLAIISIIPNLISAGMVLGLMGLLRIPLDIMTITIAAITIGIAVDDTIHYVHRFNEEILVDGNYLTAMKRCHDSVGRAMYYTSVTIIIGFSILTLSNFLPTIYFGLFTGLAMFIAMLANLTLLPLLLITWKPRTSE, from the coding sequence ATGGGCAATAAAATTGCTGTATATTATGATCGAATCGTTCTTAAACACCCTTTACTGACAATTTTACTGGTTCTTTTTCTGGTGATAGGTGTTGGCTTTTTTACTAAAAACTTTCGCCTCGATGCTTCTGCCGATTCTCTCCTTCTCGAAAATGATCAAGATCTGAAATATTTCCGCTCCATTAACGCGAATTATGGCAGCGCAGATTATTTAGTTGTCAGCTACTCCCCTAAAGGGGATCTTTACAGCGCTGAGACTTTGGATGATCTCCGCAAGCTACGCGATAGCCTGCTCCAGATCGAAAGAGTTGACACCGTCTTAAGCATTCTGGATGTCCCTTTGATTGATAGCCCCCGATTGACTTTAGGTGATTTGAATGATGGCATCCGCACCCTTGAGACGCCAGGTATCGACACAAATCTTGTCCGTAAGGAATTCCAAACCAGCCCGTTCTACAAAGAGCTTCTGGTTAGTTCGGACGCTAAAACAACAGCCCTGCAGGTCATCTTTAAGCGCGATAAAACCTACCACTCGCTACTCCAGAAAAGGAATTCACTGCGTGAAAAAAAACTGGCCCAGCCACTGACTGCAACCGAAACAGCAAAGCTGGAACAAGCCAGCCAAAAATTTGATGAATACACCCGTGTTGTAGCGGATCAGGAAGCTGAAGACATTGCAAAAATCCGCTCGATATTGACCCAACATCAAAATCAAGCAGAAATCTTCCTCGGTGGCGTCCCCATGATTGTGACAGACATGATCAGTTTTATCCGCCACGATTTAGCTGCATTTGGCTTTGGTGTGCTGATATTTCTCGTCGCGATGTTGTTTCTGATCTTCCGCAGGCCCAGTTGGATCATTTTACCAATGGTCTGCTGCTTTGCTTCCGTTTTCTTCATGTTCGGCTTCCTCGGACTGGTAGGCTGGAAAGTTACCGTCGTTTCATCTAACTTCACCTCATTGCTTTTGATTATCACTCTTTCACTCTGTGTACACCTGATCGTCCGTTACAATGAACTGTACGAAGAAATGCCCGGAGCGAATCACTTTACTATGGTTAAAGAGATGGTTCGCAGCAAAGCCATTCCAAGCATTTACACCTCGTTGACAACCATTGTTGCCTTTGCATCCTTATTGACCAGTGATATTCGTCCGGTGATTGATTTTGGCTGGATGATGGCGATCGGCATCAGCTTCGCTTTGCTCATTTCGTTCGCCCTCTTCCCTGCCGGATTGATGCTCTATAAAAAACCCGTTCATTTTACGCCTCGTTTTGACATCACTGGCATTATCACCCGCACCTGTGCCCATTGGATCGAATCCCGGAGTCGATTAACCTTGGTCATTTTTGCGTCACTGACGATTATCAGCATGATCGGCATTTCTAAATTAACGGTCGAAAATCGTTTCATTGACTATTTCAAACCAACAACAGAAATTTATCAGGGAATGGAATTAATCGATAAAAAGCTGGGAGGGACAACGCCACTAGACGTTATCATTGACGCCGATCCTGACTTTTTTGCAACTCAAAAGCAGGAACAGGCAGATACGGAGGATGACCCTTTCGAGGATGACTTCTTTGCTGACGAACAGGCTGATGCAGGACTTTCCGGCAGCAGTTACTGGTACAACAGTTATCAAATCGACACCCTGGAGAACATTCATCAATATCTTGATGATCTTCCTGAAACCGGCAAGGTTCTCTCCATGGCGACGACAATGATGCTCATGCAGCAACTGAATGAGGACGTCCCCCTCGACAATCTCTCTCTGGCCGTTATCCATAAGAAATTGCCTGCGATTATCAATGATTCCCTTTTTCGTCCTTACATGTCGGCTGATGGCAATCAAGTCCGCTTTTCACTCCGGGTCATTGACTCCAATCCGGACTTGCACCGTAACGACTTATTGAAAAAAATCCGCCTTGATTTAACTGAAAAGTTGAATATCAAGCCTGAACAAATCCACCTGACAGGAATGTTTGTCCTCTACAACAATGTGCTTCAAAGTCTGTTCAGTTCACAAATCATGACGATCGGGGTGGTTTTTCTCGTCATTATGATGATGTTCATTCTTCAATTTCGATCTATTCGACTCGCCATTATTTCCATTATTCCCAATCTGATATCCGCAGGAATGGTCCTTGGTTTAATGGGATTACTCAGGATTCCCCTCGACATCATGACCATTACCATTGCCGCCATTACTATTGGGATTGCCGTTGATGATACGATTCACTATGTCCATCGTTTCAATGAAGAAATTCTGGTTGATGGAAACTACCTGACAGCGATGAAGCGTTGCCACGATAGCGTCGGACGAGCCATGTATTACACGTCCGTCACCATTATCATCGGCTTTTCAATTTTGACACTGTCAAATTTTCTTCCCACCATCTACTTTGGACTTTTTACCGGATTAGCCATGTTCATTGCCATGTTAGCCAATCTGACATTATTGCCATTGTTACTGATTACCTGGAAACCACGGACAAGCGAATAA
- a CDS encoding EAL domain-containing protein: MQEERKLFCGLSICPDNAMLLWPIVGVVFTVSLSVLYNELLWGGPLEHHVGYLIPAGVGTLGGFLSAWWYRRYRFYLEETSTRSNNFEKMSRRYELILQSTEEGIFELNQDGICLFINRAAQQILGFSEGELLGQDIHKLIHHCVDEESGKENPNCPLINIFKTHESIHIPDDIKIRKDGSEFIADTFAYPVIDHEKVSVVVMFRDATEERKLQKRIQYMAKFDRLTGLQNRYAFEQCLTAAIANVHSESQQHVLCYIDLDQFKIINDTVGHVAGDAMLQELSLYLNKRIRKGDVLGRLGGDEFGLLLHNCCLEDIHIIIEALQEQVKAFRFQWNDQVFKASLSIGVCLLDESIKDLTQALKCSDQACYMAKESGRDRYHIYNSDDNELRTMNEQMKWVARINQALTEDRFFLRRQAIARLENVQDNQQVQFEVLISMQDETGKTLPPGGFIPAAERYGLMSMIDRWVVKATFDWLENNANLQSTIDFVAINLSGASFSDESFLDFIQSELGDRLFSPDKICFEITETAAMHQMQKAIHFIHEVKKNGCRFALDDFGSGMASFGYLKNFPVDYIKIDGSFVQDLINDPLSRAVVDSIHRIARVMQITTIAEHAEDQETLEALQSIGIDYVQGYIISRPEKLC; encoded by the coding sequence ATGCAGGAGGAGCGTAAATTATTTTGTGGTTTGTCCATCTGTCCAGACAATGCCATGCTGTTGTGGCCAATTGTCGGGGTGGTATTCACAGTATCGTTATCGGTCCTTTATAATGAATTACTCTGGGGAGGGCCGTTGGAACATCATGTCGGCTATCTGATCCCGGCTGGTGTGGGAACCCTCGGGGGATTTCTTTCCGCCTGGTGGTACCGCCGTTATCGGTTCTATCTTGAAGAGACCAGTACCCGAAGTAACAACTTCGAAAAAATGAGTCGACGCTATGAGCTGATCCTTCAATCAACAGAAGAGGGGATCTTTGAGCTTAATCAAGATGGCATCTGTCTGTTTATCAATCGCGCCGCACAACAGATTTTGGGTTTTTCGGAAGGGGAGCTTCTCGGTCAGGATATTCATAAGCTGATTCACCATTGTGTGGATGAGGAATCAGGGAAGGAAAATCCCAATTGTCCCTTAATAAATATTTTTAAAACCCATGAAAGCATTCATATCCCTGATGATATAAAAATTCGTAAAGATGGAAGTGAGTTTATTGCCGATACCTTCGCCTACCCAGTCATTGATCATGAGAAAGTCTCTGTTGTCGTTATGTTTCGTGATGCAACCGAAGAAAGAAAGTTGCAGAAGCGGATTCAATACATGGCCAAATTTGATCGTCTGACCGGGTTGCAAAATCGCTATGCTTTTGAGCAATGTCTGACTGCTGCCATTGCAAATGTTCATTCTGAATCACAGCAGCATGTTCTTTGTTACATCGATCTGGATCAGTTTAAAATCATCAATGATACCGTGGGTCATGTTGCCGGTGATGCCATGTTGCAGGAATTAAGTCTCTATCTCAATAAACGGATTCGCAAAGGGGATGTTTTAGGCCGTTTGGGCGGGGATGAGTTTGGCTTGCTGTTGCATAATTGCTGTTTGGAAGATATTCATATAATTATTGAAGCGTTACAGGAACAAGTCAAAGCTTTCCGATTTCAATGGAATGATCAGGTCTTTAAGGCCAGCCTCAGTATCGGTGTCTGCTTGCTTGATGAGAGTATTAAAGATCTGACTCAGGCCCTGAAATGTTCAGATCAGGCCTGTTATATGGCGAAAGAGTCAGGGCGAGATCGCTATCATATTTACAATTCTGATGACAATGAATTGCGGACGATGAACGAACAGATGAAGTGGGTTGCTCGTATCAATCAAGCATTAACGGAAGATCGGTTCTTTTTACGCAGGCAAGCGATTGCCCGGCTGGAAAATGTGCAGGATAATCAGCAGGTTCAGTTTGAAGTCTTGATATCAATGCAGGATGAAACCGGAAAAACTCTTCCCCCTGGAGGATTCATTCCTGCGGCAGAGCGCTACGGCTTGATGTCGATGATTGACCGGTGGGTGGTCAAGGCGACATTTGATTGGCTGGAAAACAACGCCAACCTTCAATCGACTATTGATTTTGTAGCCATCAATTTGTCCGGTGCAAGCTTCAGCGATGAGTCTTTTCTGGACTTTATTCAATCAGAACTGGGCGACCGACTGTTTTCACCCGATAAAATCTGCTTTGAAATTACTGAAACAGCGGCCATGCACCAGATGCAGAAGGCGATACATTTCATCCATGAAGTCAAAAAAAACGGTTGTCGGTTTGCCTTGGATGATTTTGGAAGTGGAATGGCTTCTTTTGGTTATCTTAAAAACTTTCCCGTTGATTACATCAAAATAGATGGCAGTTTTGTTCAGGATCTTATCAATGATCCACTGTCGCGCGCGGTCGTCGATTCAATTCATCGGATTGCCCGAGTCATGCAGATTACAACCATTGCTGAGCATGCGGAGGACCAGGAGACTCTGGAGGCGCTGCAATCGATTGGTATCGACTATGTGCAAGGATATATTATTTCCCGCCCGGAAAAACTCTGTTAA